One genomic window of Dunckerocampus dactyliophorus isolate RoL2022-P2 chromosome 7, RoL_Ddac_1.1, whole genome shotgun sequence includes the following:
- the utp11 gene encoding probable U3 small nucleolar RNA-associated protein 11, whose amino-acid sequence MSSFRKALKSRQRNHHERSQPVFRKHLGLLEKKKDYKLRADNYHKKQNTLTALKKKALEKNPDEFYHNMVSSQMKDGVHTFKEDAAVTEEQKKVMRTQDIQYVEMKRVAEARKIERMKASLHLLEADGRQKNQHIFFVDSKKEVQSFNLAHRLNTNPELVYRVYNRPTVDMLKTKRFHGAMLPVNLKKLSKKRSNEYKLLSQRIDREKKLFVISQKIQTRKDLQDKTKRVKVKKETPHAAAIYKFETKRKR is encoded by the exons ATGTCGTCGTTCAGGAAAGCCTTGAAATCCCGACAGAGAAACCACCATGAAAGATCTCAG CCTGTATTTAGGAAGCATTTGGGATTGCTGGAGAAGAAGAAAGACTACAAACTCCGTGCAGA TAACTACCACAAGAAACAAAACACCCTCACAGCCCTTAAGAAGAAAGCTCTGGAGAAGAATCCAGATGAGTTTTACCACAACATGGTCAGCTCGCAGATGAAG GATGGGGTTCACACATTTAAAGAGGACGCGGCGGTGACAGAGGAGCAGAAGAAAGTGATGAGGACACAAGATATCCAATATGTGGAAATGAAGAGGGTGGCGGAGGCGAGG aaaattGAGCGGATGAAGGCAAGCCTCCATCTTCTGGAGGCAGACGGAAGACAAAAAAACCAGCACATCTTTTTTGTGGATTCCAAAAAGGAAG TGCAGTCGTTTAACTTGGCCCACCGCCTCAACACCAACCCTGAGCTGGTGTATCGAGTGTACAACAGACCGACGGTGGACATGCTAAAGACCAAGCGCTTTCACGGAGCCATGCTGCCCGTCAACCTAAAG AAGCTGTCCAAGAAACGGTCCAACGAGTACAAGCTTCTTTCCCAAAGGATCGACCGGGAAAAGAAATTGTTTGTAATCAGCCAGAAGATCCAGACTCGCAAGGACCTGCAG GATAAAACCAAAAGGGTGAAAGTAAAGAAAGAGACGCCTCACGCGGCTGCCATCTACAAGTTTGAGACAAAGAGGAAACGCTGA